A single region of the Bifidobacterium asteroides DSM 20089 genome encodes:
- a CDS encoding ubiquitin-like protein Pup: MAEASQQGRRIVAGQQQEQEEDLPQTGAREQDQAAESDLDAVLDDIETTLETNAKEYVQGFVQKGGQ, translated from the coding sequence ATGGCTGAGGCATCACAGCAGGGACGGCGCATAGTAGCCGGGCAGCAGCAGGAACAGGAAGAGGACCTGCCGCAGACCGGGGCACGTGAGCAGGACCAGGCGGCGGAGTCCGATCTGGATGCCGTCCTGGATGACATCGAGACCACCCTGGAGACCAACGCCAAGGAATATGTTCAGGGCTTCGTCCAGAAGGGCGGCCAGTGA